A single window of Loxodonta africana isolate mLoxAfr1 chromosome 10, mLoxAfr1.hap2, whole genome shotgun sequence DNA harbors:
- the LOC135232517 gene encoding olfactory receptor 11H6-like: MHVVIEFVLLGFPGQRETQILLFALILMVYLLTLLGNGAIACAVKWDRRLHTPIYILLGNFAFLEIWYVSSTVPKMLVNILSETKTISFSGCFLQFYFFFSLGTTECFLLSVMAYDRYLAICRPLHYPSIMTGKFCVMLVCVCWVSGFLCYPVPIVLISQLPFCGPNIIDHIVCDPGPLFALACVPSPPTELICYTFNSVVIIGPFLFISGSYALVLRAVLRVPSGAGRTKAFSTCGSHLTVVSLFYGTIMVMHVSPTSENPAGMQKIITLVYSAVTPLLNPLIYSLRNKDMKDALKKALGL; this comes from the coding sequence ATGCATGTTGTGATTGAGTTTGTCCTCCTGGGTTTCCCTGGCCAAAGAGAGACACAGATCTTACTGTTTGCATTAATCCTGATGGTCTATCTCCTGACCCTGCTGGGGAATGGGGCTATTGCCTGTGCAGTGAAATGGGACAGGAGGCTCCACACACCCATATACATCCTCTTGGGAAACTTTGCCTTCCTAGAGATCTGGTATGTTTCCTCCACTGTCCCAAAAATGCTGGTCAACATCCTTTCTGAGACTAAGACCATCtctttctctggctgctttctccaattctacttctttttttcattgggTACAACTGAGTGTTTCCTCTTATCAGTTATGGCCTATGATCGGTACCTGGCCATCTGCCGCCCACTGCACTACCCCTCTATCATGACTGGAAAGTTCTGTGTGATGCTGGTATGTGTGTGTTGGGTGAGTGGATTCCTCTGCTATCCAGTCCCCATTGTCCTTATCTCTCAACTTCCCTTCTGTGGACCCAATATCATTGACCACATCGTGTGTGATCCAGGCCCATTGTTCGCACTGGCTTGTGTTCCCTCACCTCCTACTGAGCTTATCTGTTACACCTTCAATTCAGTGGTTATCATTGGGCCCTTCCTCTTCATTTCGGGATCTTACGCCCTGGTGCTCAGAGCTGTTCTTCGTGTTCCCTCTGGAGCTGGTCGAACTAAAGCTTTCTCCACATGCGGGTCCCACCTGACAGTGGTGTCTCTATTCTATGGAACTATTATGGTAATGCATGTGAGCCCAACATCAGAGAACCCAGCAGGGATGCAGAAGATCATCACTTTGGTGTACTCAGCAGTGACTCCACTCCTAAATCCCCTTATCTATAGTCTCCGAAACAAGGACATGAAAGATGCCCTAAAGAAAGCCCTGGGACTATGA